A window of Cydia fagiglandana chromosome Z, ilCydFagi1.1, whole genome shotgun sequence genomic DNA:
aaaactgcatacctcctatgatgggacaatttacataatgatgcttgccatgccataatttcatgtttaaacaatacagaagtaaaatgtagttacgaaatatgtcaaccaggaggtatgttcggacttcggataaattaatatcgtttttccaaactttcatttaacttgccctgttagttagtgtgggtcaaatcttggtagctgaatttgagccactttccgatttcagattgagttgaaattttgtattcgtaattaagtatgcGAATTGGATgttaatgcaatattatgataacatggacctgatctgatgacctattttaatattttatctacacacatatcataaactgtctatgatgcattcaaaattcgtaaataatggcccacattacgataaactgttttgttacaccaaatttcttatctgtgaaaatgtggtaatagctttattactatatcaaaatcgatttggtaatgcatttcaaatttcgaacatctctgaaaaaaaaagcaatttggtttgacccctattctaatatcagttgagatgacgttttattcgaaatcaaatgacaattgcatacaatattgacaaatctcgcatgtaagttggtatcggacgatatggtaatcgaccccgactctagtttgtctctgaatttaaaaaaaactacggatgcgtgacgtgcgtgaaaaaagttttcatttgccgccatttgacgtacagtttatctatTAATTAGTTtacaagtaaaaaataatttgttttgttgtttttaaaggaactataaaagtttcgtgtaaaatgtgcgataaagatatttcggaaacgccatctcatatccgcgagttccgccagagagcaaagtcggctgtaatatgaagttagtgaatatatcatagaaagtttataatatgtgtgtagataaagcagtgtatgtaactgtacataattaggcattaaaacactcgtgtgatactattatgaaactcatttcattcgtttcttaaacccacactcgtattttaatgcctttcattacgtagcagtcacataaactactattatactgatagagcaatgacCATTATacgggcccattactggagctttggtgtccatgactggagaaaaaaagcatagttttaattttttaagtatgtggaaactcattgcagtatctttgacacaacacgcctgaaacatgaaagacggataggacattcatcttttaacacgctaagcggtagaccatttaggTACATGTaagtattagggaaatatcacaaatactaaaaaaaatgctcttaaatgtcccatgactggtgctgttactataagtGTTTACTTGGGATAGTCACGTCATTACATTCATCTTCAGcccataatttattctattttatgCACTGATATTGATGAAGTGTTATAATTATTGTAATCATTTTTTACATATCTGAATACGGCTCCATTTGTCATGTCTTGTTTACTGTATTTTACGTGATCATTAAATTTTTCTACAGCccataagttattttattttcctacCTAATTAAGTATAAAATTGTTACTTCAATCACCTTACAATCTCATACATTTAGATTACAAATCGCATAATTTACTCGAACTGCATATATTTTATAGGTGATCCATTAGGACCGATACTAAAGAGCGAACGCAATAATATATCTTCCAAAAGTTAATTGATATAAAATCCGGTGCCGGCGGCAAgtcataaaaattataaaaacactAATGCATATCCTTCTCGAGGGGAATCAATAAATCCGATTGAAATAGATAATTAAATTTTACTGAACCCGTTTACACTTGGGAATATTTACGGACTCAAAACTGACGCCTACAAGCGTTATTTATTACTGACGCCGGCCATATTTTAtgaccattttgttttattaaggTTCATTATGGAACTCGCCgtcagttattttttattgctaGGAAATGACTAAAACGGTTGATAATTCATAAAACCCCTCACGATGTTTTGTAAACGCGGCCCTTCCGATGTGGCCGAGCCTCTAGACGGTCGTCACTGAACTGATGGCGTCGCAAATTCGAACCTTCAAATTCGGTAAAGCGGCGTTCACACAGCGGACTAATCGAATGCGTTCCTTTGGAACGGTAACGAAATACTTATTTCACACAACGCCGGTAAAAACGATTCTAACGTGCCATTTCCTAATCTGCAATTGCAACTCTCGCAGAGTACAAATTGGAACGGTTATCGCTTCGCCGACTTCCTAGAGTGTGCCTTGCTTACTGCATGCTTCGTTGACAATGGTCGTTATTGTCTTTTTGTTGATATTACGGGTTTATTTAAGTGAAATTGGATAAATggtcatctcacgatatttcgCTATTCAATCCTGTTCGGTGCACCGACCGTGCGGCGCGGGCTCGCAGCGCTAGTAGCCTCGGCTTCAAATACGACTAAAACTTAGGGATGAATTAAGTAAACACAGGTTAACAACAAAATGTGACATAGATTTCGACCGTAGTGTTACAGTGTTCTTGGGACTCGTATGCTGGTCTAGATATCTAGATAAGTGTGTGATAAGACTGAGAAATGGATTTGAGTAAATACCTTGCAGTGCTGGTGGTGTTCCTCGTGGACGGTGGCGAGAGCGGTGGACACGGAGAGAAACATCAGTAAGTAATGACTTTAGGCCAggtcaataaaattataaaatattacttacGCTTTGCGAGTGATTGATTTGGCATTGCAATTCTGCTAACGAATTCTACGTGTACTCTTAAGTTTAAATACTTTTACTCATTAATAAAGGTAAATTATTAATTCCTGCCATCGTTAGCGTCGCGTAGTAAAACTAGTAAATAGTAGTACATcgtctctaattcaaacttggacgaattaaaaaaaaaattattaatttatatttatattttaataatttacacCATTTATTTACGATTGTCTTAGTATTCCTGCTTATTTCATATCTGTATAATTATATATCGAGTTTTTTTGCCTTGTTCACAGTCACCATGTGAAAGTGCACGTACCCGAGTTTATACACCACGACCACCATACAAAAGTGATAacgattcatcatcatcaccataaACCAAAAAAGGAACATCACCACCACCATCACCACCATCATCATAAGCCCCACATTCCTCATGGACACCACTACCATCATGTAAAGAAGGTGCACACAAAGAAAACGGAGAGCAAAGGCCACCATGGCCATCACGGGCATCACGGCCACCATCACAAACACCACGGACATCACGGGCATCACGGGCATCACGGCCATCACGGCCATCACGGTGGTCATCACCATCACGACAGCCCCTCGTATTTTCCTCAATACGATGCTCCTTCGATCAGCTACGATCCCACACCCACGACCTTCGAAGAGGACTTCGGCGGCTATAGCCCAGCAGTGCCGGCTTACGGTGCGCCCGCATTCATCCCTCGGACGCCACAGGTCCATGGCGTAACGCACACTGTCAAGCAGGTCAAAGTGTTCGATTCGTTACCAGGTGCAATACCGAGTATCACAAATGGTCACGCCGCAGGCGGCGGGGGCTATCAAGTGACAGAGGAAGGGGAGGAGGAAGACGACGCTTTTACAGCATTAGATGGACTTCAACAGAGTTATCCCGGATCGTTCGCTTTTGTGCGGAACGCGGCACCGGAACCGACATCTAACGATATATTCTCCTCGCTGTCTCCCCAAAGCACAAGTCAGGCTGCCAATCACGATCCATTTGCAGAGTCTCCCACACCTACGGCTTTTAGTGGAAATGAATTCACCAGCCCCTCAGCTCAGGCTCCCCTGTCCTCTTTAGCGCCAACTAATAATGTTATTCCCAGCGCTGAGTCGACTCCCGAGTTCCCGGTGACTTTCCAGGCGGAGCCGACTGGGTTTGACGATCCCGCGAATGCGTTTGCAGGGGCGCAAGCCGGTAGCACCGCGCTGTCGCCCGAGGACAAGGCGGTTAACGACATCGTGTCCTACTCGAGGGTCGCCGGCATACAGCAGACTATTAATACCGGAGGACACGAAACAGTGGTTTATtagtacttaatatttaaactttatttaattCATGTGTATTTAGGTATATCTACAACGCCACATTTTGTGCGGTCTGTTCATtcgtttttatataaataatgtagaaTAACAACAATACTATTGATCCTAATGAGTTAATTCTAAACACCGTAACGGGCCACGAGTCATCTTACTTCGCGCCTTGTCAGTTTAGATTGGTAATACTTACCTTACTCAGGTTATTTAAAACGAAGTGGCattatttaaaacaattgaGCTCAGCTAAAGACAatatttaaaacacatttacaTTTGGTAACAAAAAAAGTTATCCGCCTTTTTTAAAGTTGACAATTGTTATTTTGTAATACACGAAAATGAGAGTGCCAATATTTTCTTACGTTTCTCGTACCGCATACTTCGTTACAGTTGTATAATACAAATACAACACGAACCCCTACATTCTCTTGATATTGTTAGAATCGAAAGAGCTGGAACTTATGAATACAAATTTACAAATTACACGAATTTTccaataaaagaaaaagtaaattgagtattgtaaaaaaaaaatttcatgcTTCATGTAAGTAGCCGATTTTAGAATAGATaatacctagtacctacatacaaaattAAGAGTTCTGTAAACATGTTTGTAATCTAAGTAGGTACTCTAAGTACATAAagaaagtacaaaataaaatagaaagaaAACAAGCCAAAGGATGTACATTTGTTATTGCCTAAAATGTGtttgttatataattatgtaataaattGTTACATGTAACACTTTCGTTTAGTCGCCTGTAATTTAGTGCACCAACGTGAAATAAGCGGATCAAGCCATTGTACGTCGGAAAGTCCGTCAAGCGTGTTGCATTCATGGTAAGTAATAATAAGGCGTGAGCGTTATTAGATCATAACTCGATGTCACCTATTTTTAACAAGTTTGAAAGTTCTTATTAGAAGTAAGTAGGCAGTAGAACGGCTAGTTGTTAGTTATGGCACCCAAAAAGTACACGAGGGACAATTTAACACGCCCCAGTTACGAGATTGCAGTTGAAAATAAACCGAATCGAATGGTAACGTAACCAAATATTGCGCAACCGACCGAATCGCTCAACTACTGAACCGAAAATGTGATTGAATTGTTGAATGTCGTTAAATTGTTTTGGGGGAGACGCTTCATCGCAAAATAAAGGGTCGGCCACACTGCTACTCAAAATACGCTGACGCACTGAACATGTAGTAAAGTGTGTGAGTATATGCAACGGCAACATCCGATGTGGTTGATCCTTTATTCCTTTCTACGTGATTACTTCTCGCCGGTTAGGATAGTATTAAGCAGCGAGACTTGTTGTACTTATAACATTTTCTCTTTGAGTATGGCGCGATGccctttttttctttttgtagcCGTTTACTGATCTTAATCAACAAAGCTAAAAATAGGTTTATTATTTTACGTGTCTatgtgtcaaaactgacattgAATTTACTTTCAATACATcacgctcgcactaatatgcgagtatgagtgagatgcatagaaagtaagctTCATTCTCGTTAGCGTTTAACTATGTCAGTTCCcaactggtggtagccacactgTAGCGTTACTATGTAAATCGATTTTGACTTTATGGCCTGAATGGCTGATGGATGACCTAAATTAGCTAAGGGTGAATTTATGCGAATAAAATTCAGTATAATAGTCGTTAGTGTTAGTGTTATTACATTGTTCAGAGATACATGGAGCGCCCCGATAAACGTCGGATTCCTACGAGTAAGTTTGCACGTTCCAGGGTTAGCCAACTAATGCATcaacccactaacccgggtttaaccggttaaccgatGGGCTAATGCCCATTGCCCAGTGTCAAATCGTACTGGTAACCATTGTAGCTCCagatttaactggttaaccccgggttagtaaataaatagtgcaagtggccctaagtcgGAGTTAACCGTTTATACAGGTAACCCTGTCTGCTGAAACTGACTACAGTTAACAGTAGTTAACTCCGCATTCCAAAGCGCAAGTGACCCTTATAAAATCGCTGCCACACTTTTTCGTTCGCCATGTCGGCGCAGAGTTATAGATGCAAAATAAACAAGAAGAAAGTTAAACACCCATCAGAATTAATATTTACTTACGTTATGTTAGCTATCTCAGTATCATTAGCAAATTAATAAAAGGGTTTTCTATTTACCAAACTTTCTATAATTTTCCAATAATCACACACCACACATCatattaaaagtgacattccatttccaactgcagctgcaatacttaCTGTTCATTtgactatggaaacgcgtcgctgtcattgtcaatttccatagtaaaatgaacagtattgcagctgcagttggaaatggaatgtcactctaaacgTGACTGTCACCTTCTGTCAaaatttccaacgacagctgcactaacaaggaagggtacccaactgtccgactccgatttgatt
This region includes:
- the LOC134678539 gene encoding protein doublesex-like, whose product is MDLSKYLAVLVVFLVDGGESGGHGEKHHHHVKVHVPEFIHHDHHTKVITIHHHHHKPKKEHHHHHHHHHHKPHIPHGHHYHHVKKVHTKKTESKGHHGHHGHHGHHHKHHGHHGHHGHHGHHGHHGGHHHHDSPSYFPQYDAPSISYDPTPTTFEEDFGGYSPAVPAYGAPAFIPRTPQVHGVTHTVKQVKVFDSLPGAIPSITNGHAAGGGGYQVTEEGEEEDDAFTALDGLQQSYPGSFAFVRNAAPEPTSNDIFSSLSPQSTSQAANHDPFAESPTPTAFSGNEFTSPSAQAPLSSLAPTNNVIPSAESTPEFPVTFQAEPTGFDDPANAFAGAQAGSTALSPEDKAVNDIVSYSRVAGIQQTINTGGHETVVY